The window GATTGTATACAGTAGTTAAATTATTTCTATATTCTGATTATTTTGCTCTATAGAATGTATGTTTATGATAATGTATAGATGGAATGATCTGTAAGAAGTTTTTGTTTgtggaaaacctttttttttttttttttgcctttgaacACTATAGACAATGCAGGTGGCCTCTTCGTCACAATTGCTACCATCATGATGCATTTAAAGGTCTCTGTGAACTGTGGCCATGCCTGCGGTGGGGCCTCCGCTGCATGTTGCCCTGTCAGGACTTTGCACAATGGGGTCATGTATGCTTCGGGCGGAAGGTCAGATATAAAAGCAGCCGGGCAACAAGGAGAAAGCCAAGCAATCTCTGAGCTTCCACACGCTCCACAGCAGCCATGACCATGGGCAAGGTAAATCTGAGCTTTGGGAGAGTTAGTTTCATGTGATAATCAATCTATCTAATCAGTTATGACTGCTTGGGTTTCAGATCATCTTCTATGAGGACAGGAACTTTCAGGGTCGGTCCTACGAGACCAGCAGTGACTGCGCTGACATGTCCTCTTACCTAAGCAGGTGCCTCTCTTGCCGGGTGGAGAGTGGCTGCTTCATGGTCTATGATCGCACAAACTACATGGGCAACCAGTTCTTTGTCAGAAGGGGTGACTACTCTGACTACCAGCGCATGGGCATGAGTGACTGCATCAGGTCTTGCCGAATGATTCCTATGGTACTGTACCAAAGCCATCCAATGTCAACTACTTAATCTATTCAGGGTCATGAGTAAGATGGATATCTATGTCACTCAGAACTGGTCGAAAGTCTGTGACAGAGAACATCTAGACAAACATTCATTCAGCGAATGTGTGGCTTGGCTTAGGCGGAAGAGTGGTCGTTTCTCAACCCAATGTTTGCAGGTTTGATCCCCAGTCCTTTGACCCTGTTGAAGTATCCTTGAAAAAGACACTGCCTTACAACATATACTATAACACCAAGTTACCGAAcatccattattttttaaattttggaggaaaccagagtatccaAGGAAAAACCATACAagcaggggagaacatgccaagaTTTTTGAGGCAAGAACCTTTGGCTAGCCTGTGCCACAAACTGTACATAATATTTCCACTTAATGATCCATTTGAAATAGTAGGAGTTGCTGACTTTTCTCTGTCTTCTTTCAACCCACAGCACAGAGGCCAGTACAAGATCAGGATATTTGAGCGGGAGAACATGAGCGGCCAGTCCAATGAGCTGCAGGAGGACTGCGAAAGCATCACAGACCACCTTCGTATGAGTGAATGCCTGTCCTGCACCGTGCTGGAGGGCCACTGGCTGCTGTTTGAGCAGCCCAACTTCAGGGGAAAAATGATTTATCTGAGGCCTGGTGAATATAATAGCTTCAAGGACATGGGCATGAGTGGTATCCAATTCATGAGCATGAGGCGCATCATGGATTCATGTTCTTAGAACCAACTCTGTAATAAAGcaagattttaaattaaaaaaatcacttttgaaTGTATTTCCTAGTGTCTCATCTTCAATGCAACTCATATACTACATAACTGCATGTATATGTGTACTACATGTAGATGAAGCCAGTGCTATGCTGCAAAT of the Syngnathoides biaculeatus isolate LvHL_M chromosome 14, ASM1980259v1, whole genome shotgun sequence genome contains:
- the LOC133511722 gene encoding gamma-crystallin M3-like isoform X1: MSGRIIFYEDRNFQGRSYETSSDCADMSSYLSRCLSCRVESGCFMVYDRTNYMGNQFFVRRGDYSDYQRMGMSDCIRSCRMIPMHRGQYKIRIFERENMSGQSNELQEDCESITDHLRMSECLSCTVLEGHWLLFEQPNFRGKMIYLRPGEYNSFKDMGMSGIQFMSMRRIMDSCS
- the LOC133511722 gene encoding gamma-crystallin M3-like isoform X2, whose protein sequence is MTMGKIIFYEDRNFQGRSYETSSDCADMSSYLSRCLSCRVESGCFMVYDRTNYMGNQFFVRRGDYSDYQRMGMSDCIRSCRMIPMHRGQYKIRIFERENMSGQSNELQEDCESITDHLRMSECLSCTVLEGHWLLFEQPNFRGKMIYLRPGEYNSFKDMGMSGIQFMSMRRIMDSCS